The Akkermansia muciniphila genome contains a region encoding:
- a CDS encoding metal ABC transporter permease — protein MMDDFLQFLREPIAQRSLLACVMIGFANGFVSGLVILKKSALQIGTLSCALLPGIALAVLLFGLTRWSLLTGAVVAALLVGLGSLFVSRTSRLNQDTALSILHTTAFAAGFIVLVRLGLQQKIDDWLFGSIMSLSDSDLWIAFAISSVSVLILLLFRRPILIYLFDPDIATTLGIPSRLISYGIFTLIILVLVSSLQAVGAFLTLGLLVGPAATVYMLTNKPSHLFWGGGIIGGLGSLLAFYLSFPLGWHLGATIILVLGTIFCAAYLYSSRCGLLKQRRKNSSSVQ, from the coding sequence ATGATGGACGATTTTCTTCAATTCCTCCGCGAGCCCATCGCCCAACGCTCCCTGCTGGCCTGCGTCATGATCGGCTTTGCCAACGGCTTCGTCAGCGGGCTGGTTATCCTGAAAAAATCAGCCCTTCAGATCGGCACGCTGTCCTGTGCCCTGCTGCCGGGCATTGCCCTGGCCGTGCTGCTCTTCGGCCTCACCCGCTGGAGCCTGCTGACGGGCGCCGTGGTGGCGGCCCTGCTCGTCGGGCTGGGGTCCCTCTTCGTCTCCCGCACGTCCCGGCTGAACCAGGACACGGCTCTGTCCATCCTGCACACCACGGCCTTCGCCGCGGGCTTCATCGTGCTGGTGCGGCTGGGGCTTCAGCAGAAGATAGACGACTGGCTGTTCGGCTCCATCATGAGCCTGTCCGACTCCGACCTGTGGATCGCCTTCGCCATCAGCTCCGTCAGCGTCCTGATCCTGCTGCTTTTCCGGCGCCCCATCCTAATCTACCTGTTTGACCCAGACATCGCCACCACGCTGGGCATCCCCTCCCGCCTCATCAGTTACGGCATCTTCACCCTCATCATCCTGGTGCTGGTGTCTTCCCTCCAGGCCGTGGGCGCCTTCCTGACGCTGGGCCTGCTTGTCGGTCCCGCCGCCACGGTGTACATGCTCACCAACAAGCCCTCCCACCTCTTCTGGGGGGGCGGAATCATCGGCGGCCTGGGCTCTTTGCTGGCCTTCTACCTGTCCTTCCCGCTGGGCTGGCATCTGGGCGCAACCATCATTCTGGTGCTGGGAACCATCTTCTGCGCAGCCTATTTGTATTCATCACGGTGCGGGCTTTTGAAACAGCGCAGAAAGAATTCTTCCTCCGTACAATAA
- a CDS encoding DUF2339 domain-containing protein yields MEFFILLLVLGLLSGMVFTFVKACQVTSLEQKVYTLETEVARLKERLDPRSSPRHVPAETRKSLPPPAESAAQPVRTLPPAAPAREPAQALSPRHSVHTVRNIKPAAALPASFSWEYFIGAKLLSWIGGFVLFLGTGFFVKYSIDNDLISPEWRVGLTYLAAAVLLGAGLSRLRRKYPILSGTLTSTGILVLYLATCAGRMFYELPFFTPAIASALLAATTAAAFVLAVRLRFRVIAFLGIIGGFLTPVILSTGQDHTVSLFLYMTILNAGLLAVVAATRWTAAGGTGLAAYTILLMGWFDEYGGPSHVAAVAVLSLCTLLLYGGYGLYAGKRQPEPEKKGMPFFLAFCAIAVTCLAAFRLESECSFRFLSFSSQALLLLTGMLPMIALLPLARARATYWGCFLPMGLFTVFFFYQSSAAGFTQSPLWLPALLRGLFCLFMIPASYTVLSARTPSGGAYLAELQPGVRISCFATAALAWLLVMPPSASTPLYVFLTAAAFCVMAVRHQRGQALVVAAAGYTLAASCQQIHPVGSAAVFLAVLLLPLVLVRRFRSGLLAWSASALAAPLFYLSWRLFGMDHFPESARFWEAAVALSCAVPPLLAALYLQKLPAETLLKRSSVLSFYYGAGIGMVTLAIGLQWTGAPLTVAWSLEGLALLLLCAKFLLPRLAWTGFLLLAFLFVRNGLSQAFVLLDPAGMPALRTMFATMVFCCMAGAWWVQRKVAPRLPENHKSRLRIMVTILNIFGAILLFIWMNTEISCGFAAPGDRPLMIQFGSSVAQDLTISIAWSLFALGLIATGFDIRSSRVRMAGLALLGITLLKAVCYDISSLGQLYRVGALVGLAAIVLISSFLYQKFNIKLRNKKNPRGEAPKS; encoded by the coding sequence ATGGAATTTTTCATTCTGCTGCTGGTCCTCGGCCTGCTTTCCGGAATGGTCTTCACCTTTGTGAAGGCCTGCCAGGTCACTTCTCTGGAACAAAAAGTCTACACCCTGGAGACGGAAGTCGCCCGGCTGAAAGAACGTTTGGATCCCCGTTCCTCTCCCCGGCATGTCCCCGCAGAGACCAGGAAGAGCCTCCCGCCCCCTGCGGAAAGCGCGGCCCAGCCTGTCCGCACGCTTCCCCCTGCCGCTCCGGCCCGGGAACCCGCCCAGGCCCTTTCTCCCCGGCACAGCGTGCATACGGTCCGGAACATCAAACCCGCCGCAGCCCTGCCTGCTTCCTTTTCCTGGGAATACTTCATCGGCGCCAAGCTGCTCTCCTGGATAGGGGGATTCGTCCTGTTCCTGGGGACCGGCTTCTTCGTCAAGTACAGTATTGACAATGACCTGATCTCTCCGGAATGGAGGGTGGGCCTCACGTACCTGGCGGCAGCCGTCCTGCTGGGCGCCGGGCTGTCACGGCTGAGGAGGAAGTACCCCATCCTTTCCGGCACGCTGACCTCCACGGGCATTCTGGTGCTGTACCTGGCTACCTGCGCCGGGCGCATGTTTTACGAGCTTCCCTTCTTCACCCCTGCCATAGCCTCCGCCCTGCTGGCGGCCACCACGGCGGCCGCGTTTGTCCTGGCGGTGCGGCTGCGGTTCCGGGTGATTGCCTTTCTGGGCATCATCGGCGGGTTCCTTACCCCGGTCATCCTGTCCACCGGCCAGGACCATACGGTTTCCCTGTTCCTGTACATGACCATCCTCAATGCCGGATTGCTCGCCGTCGTTGCCGCCACCAGGTGGACGGCCGCCGGAGGCACGGGACTGGCGGCTTATACCATCCTGCTGATGGGCTGGTTTGACGAATACGGAGGCCCCTCCCATGTTGCGGCCGTGGCCGTCCTCTCCCTGTGCACCCTGCTGCTGTACGGCGGCTACGGCCTGTATGCCGGCAAGCGGCAGCCTGAACCTGAGAAAAAGGGAATGCCCTTCTTCCTGGCGTTCTGCGCCATTGCCGTGACCTGCCTGGCGGCCTTCCGCCTGGAGTCGGAGTGCAGCTTCCGGTTCCTTTCTTTTTCTTCCCAGGCGCTCCTCCTGCTGACAGGCATGCTCCCCATGATAGCCCTGCTCCCCCTGGCACGCGCCAGAGCCACGTACTGGGGATGCTTCCTGCCCATGGGGCTTTTTACCGTCTTCTTTTTTTACCAGTCTTCCGCAGCGGGGTTTACCCAGTCCCCCCTCTGGCTCCCCGCCCTGCTGCGGGGGCTGTTCTGCCTGTTCATGATTCCGGCGTCCTACACGGTGCTGTCCGCACGCACGCCCTCCGGAGGAGCTTATCTGGCAGAACTCCAGCCGGGCGTCAGGATTTCCTGCTTCGCCACGGCGGCTCTGGCGTGGCTGCTGGTCATGCCCCCGTCCGCCTCCACCCCATTATACGTTTTCCTGACAGCCGCCGCATTCTGCGTGATGGCCGTCCGGCACCAGAGGGGGCAGGCCCTGGTGGTGGCGGCAGCCGGGTACACGCTGGCGGCCTCCTGCCAGCAAATTCATCCCGTGGGTTCCGCAGCCGTTTTTCTGGCGGTCCTCCTGCTTCCCCTTGTGCTGGTCCGGCGGTTCCGCAGCGGCCTGCTGGCGTGGAGCGCCTCCGCGCTGGCGGCTCCCCTGTTTTACCTTTCATGGCGGCTTTTCGGGATGGATCATTTTCCGGAGTCCGCCCGTTTCTGGGAGGCCGCCGTCGCCCTCTCCTGTGCGGTTCCTCCCCTGCTGGCTGCCCTGTACTTGCAGAAGCTTCCCGCTGAAACGCTTTTGAAACGTTCTTCCGTGCTCAGTTTCTACTATGGGGCGGGAATCGGCATGGTGACCCTGGCCATCGGCCTCCAGTGGACCGGAGCCCCCCTGACCGTCGCCTGGTCCCTGGAAGGGCTGGCCCTTCTGCTGCTGTGCGCCAAATTCCTCCTGCCCAGGCTGGCCTGGACGGGTTTTCTCCTGCTGGCTTTCCTGTTTGTCCGCAACGGGCTGTCCCAGGCCTTTGTCCTGCTTGACCCGGCGGGAATGCCGGCCCTGCGCACGATGTTTGCCACCATGGTTTTCTGCTGCATGGCCGGAGCCTGGTGGGTGCAGAGAAAAGTGGCGCCCCGGCTGCCGGAAAACCACAAATCCCGTCTCCGCATCATGGTCACGATCCTGAATATCTTTGGAGCCATTCTGCTCTTCATCTGGATGAACACGGAGATTTCCTGCGGCTTCGCCGCGCCGGGAGACCGTCCGCTGATGATCCAGTTCGGGAGCAGCGTGGCGCAGGACCTGACCATCTCCATCGCCTGGAGCCTCTTTGCCCTGGGGCTGATCGCCACGGGATTTGACATCAGGTCTTCCAGGGTGCGCATGGCGGGGCTAGCCCTGCTGGGCATCACCCTGCTGAAAGCCGTCTGTTACGATATTTCCAGCCTCGGACAGCTTTACCGCGTGGGAGCCCTCGTGGGGCTGGCCGCCATCGTGCTCATTTCCTCCTTCCTGTACCAGAAGTTCAATATCAAGCTGCGGAACAAAAAGAATCCCCGGGGGGAGGCGCCAAAAAGTTAG
- the recJ gene encoding single-stranded-DNA-specific exonuclease RecJ: protein MKAFPAELPLLVKQLLLQRGFTGGVETDLFLEPRLSHLSDPFLMGEMRAAVDRIFQAVDEGETVCIYGDYDVDGVTSVALLRAILMSYDLDPQYFIPVRSREGYGLSEAGIERCLCECAEKPSLLITVDCGTSSVKEVDMLNGLGIDVIILDHHEAGPLGRPDAVAVVNAKIEEDSPYTYLCSAGVVFKLAHALLKERKLKTFDLKLYLDLVAVATVADIVPLVDENRILVRHGLGRLAHSRHTGLKTLTEIAGIRPSDSANHAGFLNAAHVGFRIGPRINAAGRMDSPMDALELLLTMDNRRAVQLAQMLDSHNRKRQEEEEAIRTDAVEMLHNSFDPERDNVIVLGSRAWHPGVVGIVASQLMRRYHKPTFVIAFDESGVGKGSGRSIPGVSLVQAIHHCADTLVSGGGHDMAAGLVIEESRMDDFRKAFNRYVSETTTEEQRSPVLNIDMEVSFQALTLDLLDSYEKLEPFGNSNPQPLFMSSDVFPTEPPKRVGTNHLKLFMRQGMVERDAIFFNGAERELPNPPWDIAFTIDRNVYRGRASLSISIQEIRSHQEI from the coding sequence TTGAAAGCGTTTCCCGCAGAACTGCCCCTGCTGGTCAAGCAGCTCCTGCTGCAGCGCGGATTTACCGGAGGCGTGGAAACGGACCTCTTTCTGGAACCCAGGCTTTCCCATCTGAGCGACCCCTTCCTGATGGGGGAAATGAGAGCCGCCGTGGACCGCATTTTCCAGGCTGTGGATGAAGGGGAAACCGTGTGCATTTACGGGGACTATGATGTGGACGGGGTCACCTCCGTGGCGCTCCTGCGGGCCATTCTGATGTCCTATGACCTGGACCCGCAGTACTTTATACCCGTCCGTTCCCGGGAAGGCTACGGGCTCAGTGAAGCGGGCATAGAGCGCTGCCTCTGCGAATGTGCGGAAAAACCCAGCCTGCTCATTACCGTGGACTGCGGCACCTCCTCCGTAAAGGAAGTGGACATGCTCAACGGCCTGGGAATAGACGTCATCATTCTGGACCACCATGAGGCGGGGCCGCTGGGCCGGCCGGATGCGGTGGCGGTGGTCAATGCCAAAATTGAGGAAGACAGCCCGTACACCTACCTGTGCAGCGCGGGCGTGGTCTTCAAGCTGGCCCATGCCCTGCTGAAGGAGCGGAAGCTGAAAACCTTTGACCTGAAACTTTATCTGGACCTGGTAGCCGTGGCTACCGTAGCGGACATTGTCCCGCTGGTGGATGAAAACAGGATTCTGGTGCGCCACGGCCTGGGAAGGCTGGCGCACAGCCGCCATACGGGCCTCAAAACCCTGACGGAAATAGCGGGCATCCGCCCTTCAGATTCCGCCAACCATGCGGGCTTCCTGAACGCCGCGCATGTGGGCTTCAGGATAGGCCCCCGCATCAATGCCGCCGGGCGCATGGACTCCCCCATGGACGCCCTGGAACTTCTCCTGACCATGGACAACAGGCGCGCCGTGCAGCTCGCCCAGATGCTGGACTCCCACAACCGCAAGCGGCAGGAGGAAGAGGAAGCCATCCGGACGGATGCGGTGGAAATGCTTCACAACTCCTTTGACCCGGAACGGGACAACGTCATCGTGCTCGGTTCCCGCGCGTGGCATCCCGGCGTGGTGGGCATCGTGGCCTCCCAGCTTATGAGGCGGTACCACAAGCCCACCTTCGTCATCGCCTTTGATGAAAGCGGCGTGGGGAAGGGCTCCGGCCGCTCCATCCCCGGCGTGTCCCTGGTGCAGGCCATCCACCACTGTGCGGATACGCTGGTTTCCGGCGGCGGCCATGACATGGCCGCGGGCCTGGTGATTGAGGAATCCCGCATGGACGACTTCCGTAAGGCCTTCAACCGGTACGTCTCTGAAACCACCACGGAGGAACAGCGCAGCCCCGTGCTCAACATTGACATGGAAGTCTCCTTCCAGGCGCTGACGCTGGACCTGCTGGACAGCTATGAAAAGCTGGAGCCCTTCGGCAACTCCAATCCCCAGCCCCTCTTCATGAGTTCCGACGTTTTCCCCACGGAACCGCCCAAGCGCGTGGGAACCAACCATTTGAAGCTCTTCATGCGGCAGGGCATGGTGGAGCGTGACGCCATCTTCTTCAACGGCGCGGAGCGGGAACTCCCCAATCCCCCCTGGGACATCGCCTTTACGATTGACCGCAACGTGTACCGCGGCCGCGCCTCCCTGTCCATCTCCATTCAGGAAATACGTTCTCATCAGGAGATATAG
- a CDS encoding beta-N-acetylglucosaminidase domain-containing protein → MNGFQLLQCGLSVAALLGGSALAVAPAVYPAPQQSKLSSQTVAFSGKPSVVIRSAKTAGSKLLNGVPEKSGAYKLVISPQGKVAIGAHDERGAFYAMQTLRQLGTKTGGEGVTLPVGEITDWPDIEFRGTVEGFYGTPWSHEARLSQLRFYGQNKMNTYIYGPKDDPYHSSPHWRDPYPADQAAQIKELVKVAKENHVDFVWAIHPGKDIKWTEEDMNNVIKKFEMMYKLGVRSFAVFFDDIFGEGKRGDMQALLLNKINNEFVKVKKDVTPLVMCPTEYNRGWADPKPGTYLDILGDRLDPSIHVMWTGDSVCHDITLEGQQWVNKRIKRPSYVWWNFPVTDYCRSNLCMGRVYGVATEPGAKESMGGFVSNPMDKPEASKVSLFGLADYTWNINGFKSEESWKEGVKRLFPQAAEAMQVFVNHNSDQGPNGHGYRREESVEIEPVVKRVLEAAREGKVVKADAALLKKEFARMAAAAPVIRAKADNPRLMKEIGAWVDAFEQLGRAGQCAVAALEENNTKDAVTQLVQATQALAAMDGISRRHNQEGQLYRSVVKTGSRVMTPAVNELADIVSKKAFPAIAGSPALSPKPLVKGGSMDKAELFCDGDRGSFWHSGAYGEPGDWYGVDYGMQIPVRSVEVLMGRNDKDGDYVARGQLEGSRDMKTWKPLGPETSGMQVVWQAPKPVSLRAVRYRIIEPKKTDNGRSVWTAVREIAVNTPPAAMAASNVAGLEGVSVQKSDKIVRINRVMETHKMKPGEFISLQLEGPTDATWLEVNLERDDLNSWAEVELDVEGSAKPVVQKLDKQGRNFIAKANQLPKGIKGMKLVNKSGKEQDIILNMFKFDVPPSDPGTSLVSLTDRNLKTVYRADKPLDVTIPNLDNPKASKVVVVGSAAFAIQARRGEGAWVPVGKRNAGPGASEFAIPAGTSAVRLTYKAPQPDAIINEVIFSSKK, encoded by the coding sequence ATGAATGGCTTTCAACTTCTTCAATGTGGTTTGAGCGTGGCGGCCCTGCTGGGCGGTTCCGCTCTTGCGGTGGCGCCCGCCGTGTATCCGGCTCCCCAGCAGTCCAAACTCTCCTCCCAGACGGTCGCTTTTTCCGGAAAGCCTTCCGTGGTCATCCGCTCCGCCAAGACGGCCGGGAGCAAGCTGCTGAACGGGGTTCCGGAAAAATCGGGCGCCTACAAGCTGGTCATCTCCCCGCAGGGAAAAGTGGCCATAGGCGCCCATGACGAACGCGGCGCGTTTTACGCCATGCAGACGCTGCGGCAGCTGGGCACGAAAACCGGGGGTGAGGGCGTGACGCTGCCCGTGGGGGAAATCACGGACTGGCCGGACATTGAATTCCGCGGAACGGTGGAAGGCTTCTACGGCACCCCCTGGAGCCATGAAGCCCGTTTGAGCCAGCTGCGCTTTTACGGCCAGAACAAGATGAACACGTACATCTACGGGCCCAAGGACGATCCCTACCACTCCTCCCCCCATTGGCGGGATCCCTATCCCGCGGACCAGGCCGCCCAGATCAAGGAACTGGTGAAGGTAGCCAAGGAAAACCACGTGGACTTTGTCTGGGCCATCCACCCCGGCAAGGACATCAAGTGGACGGAAGAGGACATGAACAACGTCATCAAAAAGTTTGAGATGATGTACAAGCTGGGCGTCCGCTCCTTCGCCGTATTCTTTGACGACATCTTCGGCGAAGGCAAGAGGGGGGACATGCAGGCCCTCCTGCTGAACAAGATTAACAACGAATTCGTCAAGGTGAAGAAGGACGTCACCCCCCTGGTCATGTGTCCCACGGAGTACAACCGCGGCTGGGCTGATCCCAAGCCGGGAACCTACCTGGACATTCTGGGCGACCGTCTGGACCCCTCCATCCACGTCATGTGGACGGGAGATTCCGTATGCCATGACATCACGCTGGAAGGCCAGCAGTGGGTGAACAAAAGAATCAAGCGCCCCTCCTACGTCTGGTGGAACTTCCCGGTGACGGACTACTGCCGCTCCAACCTGTGCATGGGCCGCGTGTACGGCGTCGCCACGGAGCCGGGAGCCAAGGAATCCATGGGCGGTTTCGTCTCCAACCCCATGGACAAGCCGGAGGCGTCCAAGGTCTCCCTCTTCGGCCTTGCGGACTACACCTGGAACATCAACGGCTTTAAATCGGAGGAATCCTGGAAGGAAGGCGTCAAGCGCCTGTTCCCGCAGGCGGCGGAAGCCATGCAGGTCTTTGTGAACCACAACTCCGACCAGGGCCCCAACGGCCACGGCTACCGCCGCGAGGAATCCGTGGAAATAGAACCCGTGGTCAAGCGCGTGCTGGAAGCCGCCCGTGAAGGCAAGGTAGTGAAGGCGGATGCGGCCCTGCTCAAAAAGGAATTCGCGCGCATGGCCGCCGCCGCGCCCGTCATCCGGGCCAAGGCGGACAATCCCCGGCTGATGAAGGAAATCGGCGCGTGGGTGGACGCCTTTGAACAACTGGGCCGCGCCGGACAATGTGCCGTAGCGGCGCTGGAAGAAAACAACACGAAGGACGCCGTAACCCAGCTGGTGCAGGCCACGCAGGCCCTGGCAGCCATGGACGGCATCTCCCGCCGCCACAACCAGGAAGGCCAGCTTTACCGTTCCGTGGTGAAGACCGGTTCCCGCGTGATGACGCCCGCCGTCAATGAACTGGCGGACATCGTCTCCAAAAAAGCCTTCCCGGCCATTGCTGGCTCCCCGGCGCTTTCCCCCAAGCCGCTGGTCAAGGGCGGCAGCATGGACAAGGCGGAACTCTTCTGTGACGGGGACCGCGGCTCCTTCTGGCATTCCGGCGCCTACGGCGAGCCGGGAGACTGGTATGGCGTGGACTACGGCATGCAGATTCCCGTGCGGAGCGTGGAAGTGCTCATGGGCCGCAATGACAAGGACGGCGATTATGTGGCCAGGGGACAGCTTGAAGGCTCCCGGGACATGAAGACGTGGAAACCGCTGGGACCGGAAACCTCCGGCATGCAAGTGGTGTGGCAGGCTCCCAAGCCCGTCTCCCTCCGTGCCGTGCGCTACCGCATCATTGAACCGAAGAAAACGGACAACGGCCGCTCCGTCTGGACCGCCGTGCGGGAAATAGCCGTCAACACGCCTCCTGCAGCCATGGCCGCTTCCAATGTGGCGGGGCTGGAAGGGGTTTCCGTACAGAAATCCGACAAAATCGTGCGCATCAACCGCGTGATGGAAACGCACAAGATGAAGCCCGGCGAATTCATCTCCCTGCAACTGGAAGGCCCCACGGACGCCACCTGGCTGGAAGTCAACCTGGAACGGGATGACCTCAACTCCTGGGCTGAAGTTGAACTGGATGTGGAAGGCTCCGCCAAACCCGTGGTGCAGAAGCTGGACAAGCAGGGCAGAAACTTCATTGCCAAGGCGAACCAGCTCCCCAAGGGAATCAAGGGCATGAAACTGGTCAACAAAAGCGGCAAGGAACAGGACATCATCCTGAACATGTTCAAATTTGACGTTCCCCCCTCGGACCCCGGCACCAGCCTGGTCTCCCTGACTGACAGGAACCTGAAAACGGTCTACCGTGCCGACAAGCCTCTGGATGTGACCATTCCCAACCTGGATAACCCCAAGGCCTCCAAGGTAGTCGTCGTAGGGTCCGCCGCCTTTGCCATTCAGGCGCGCCGTGGCGAAGGCGCCTGGGTGCCTGTAGGCAAGAGGAACGCCGGTCCCGGAGCCTCTGAATTTGCCATTCCCGCCGGAACTTCCGCCGTGCGCCTGACGTACAAGGCACCCCAGCCGGACGCGATCATCAATGAGGTGATCTTCTCCTCTAAAAAATAA
- a CDS encoding metal ABC transporter ATP-binding protein, giving the protein MEINSPDPHCARDHICWGAHASHPDRHRLEVRNLSVYYGRLLALNGISFSITCGHTLALMGPNGAGKSTLIKALAGLIRPDTGEILWNGRPLHDTPGEIAYLPQRSDVDWSFPITVRALVEMGRYPALGLWKKFGPHDRDIVEKSLHVLGMESLADRQISELSGGQQQRAFLARALAQEAHVLLLDEPFTGLDAPACQSLGHLLDSLAAEGRLVIASHHDLNTAADIFDTVLLMNRELVAFGPAREVLTTRRISETYGMEPQPATRLS; this is encoded by the coding sequence ATGGAAATAAACAGTCCAGACCCTCACTGCGCCCGGGACCACATCTGCTGGGGGGCCCACGCCAGCCATCCGGACCGCCACCGGCTGGAGGTGCGGAACCTCAGCGTGTATTACGGGAGGCTTCTTGCCCTGAACGGCATCAGCTTTTCCATCACCTGCGGGCACACGCTGGCCCTGATGGGCCCCAACGGCGCGGGAAAATCCACGCTGATCAAGGCCCTGGCCGGCCTGATCCGGCCTGATACCGGAGAAATCCTGTGGAATGGCCGCCCCCTGCATGATACGCCGGGAGAAATAGCCTACCTGCCTCAGCGTTCCGACGTGGACTGGTCCTTCCCCATCACCGTACGCGCCCTGGTGGAGATGGGGCGCTACCCGGCCCTGGGCCTGTGGAAGAAGTTCGGGCCGCATGACCGGGACATCGTGGAGAAGTCCCTGCACGTGCTGGGCATGGAGTCCCTGGCGGACCGCCAGATTTCCGAGCTTTCCGGCGGCCAGCAGCAGCGGGCCTTCCTGGCGCGGGCACTGGCCCAGGAGGCCCACGTCCTCCTGCTGGACGAGCCTTTCACGGGGCTGGACGCCCCCGCGTGCCAGTCCCTGGGGCACCTGCTGGATTCCCTGGCGGCGGAAGGCCGCCTGGTGATCGCCTCCCATCACGACCTGAACACGGCGGCGGATATTTTTGACACTGTCCTGCTGATGAACCGGGAACTGGTCGCCTTCGGCCCCGCCAGGGAAGTGCTTACCACCCGGCGCATCAGTGAGACGTATGGAATGGAACCCCAACCGGCGACCCGGCTTTCATGA
- a CDS encoding 2-isopropylmalate synthase translates to MKEHIHIFDTTLRDGEQCPGAAMTVEQKIQVAMQLEALGVDVIEAGFPVISDGDFQAVRTVAERTEKSRVCGLARCVEKDIIAAHEALKAAGDRERIHLVVATSPIHRKYKLEKSRRQIREMATRAVAMASGLCGEVQFSAEDASRTEPEFLAEIVEAVIDAGAAVVNIPDTVGYTMPEEYYHLISYLKSNVPNVSRARLSVHCHDDMGMAVANSLAAVRAGAQQVEGTINGIGERAGNTALEEVIMALHSRPDFFSGVQTGVRTKELVRTSRMVAAMSGLSVSRSKAVVGANAFAHGSGIHQDGVLKNRSTYEVMDPEEIGWGATELPLTKHSGRHAVKMRLNALGFSVPDTDMPRLFELFKQRRDQCKFVYDDDLSAMVHAIHV, encoded by the coding sequence ATGAAAGAACACATACATATTTTTGATACGACGCTGAGAGACGGGGAACAGTGCCCCGGCGCGGCGATGACCGTGGAACAGAAAATACAGGTTGCCATGCAACTGGAAGCTCTGGGAGTGGACGTAATTGAGGCGGGCTTTCCCGTCATCTCGGACGGCGATTTCCAGGCCGTCCGCACCGTGGCGGAACGCACGGAAAAAAGCCGCGTCTGCGGACTGGCCCGCTGCGTGGAGAAGGACATCATTGCCGCCCATGAAGCGTTGAAAGCCGCCGGAGACCGGGAGCGCATCCATCTGGTGGTGGCCACCTCCCCCATCCACCGGAAATACAAGCTGGAAAAAAGCCGCAGGCAAATCAGGGAGATGGCCACTAGGGCCGTCGCCATGGCCTCCGGATTATGCGGGGAAGTGCAGTTTTCCGCGGAGGATGCTTCCCGGACGGAACCGGAATTCCTGGCGGAGATTGTGGAAGCCGTGATTGATGCGGGAGCCGCCGTCGTCAACATTCCGGATACGGTGGGGTACACAATGCCGGAGGAATACTACCACCTGATTTCCTACCTGAAATCCAACGTCCCCAACGTGAGCCGCGCCAGGCTTTCCGTCCACTGCCATGACGACATGGGAATGGCCGTAGCCAACTCCCTGGCGGCCGTCCGCGCCGGGGCGCAGCAGGTGGAGGGCACCATCAACGGCATCGGTGAACGGGCGGGCAACACGGCCCTGGAAGAAGTCATCATGGCGCTGCATTCCCGGCCGGACTTCTTTTCCGGCGTGCAGACCGGAGTGCGGACGAAGGAACTGGTGCGGACCAGCCGCATGGTGGCCGCCATGAGCGGCCTGTCCGTCTCGCGCTCCAAGGCCGTGGTGGGGGCGAACGCCTTTGCCCACGGTTCCGGCATTCACCAGGACGGCGTTTTGAAAAACCGGAGCACTTATGAAGTCATGGACCCGGAGGAAATCGGCTGGGGAGCTACGGAACTGCCCCTGACCAAGCATTCCGGCAGGCACGCCGTGAAGATGCGTCTGAACGCGCTGGGCTTTTCCGTTCCGGATACGGACATGCCGCGCCTGTTTGAATTGTTCAAACAGCGTAGAGACCAGTGCAAGTTCGTGTATGACGACGACTTGTCCGCCATGGTGCACGCCATTCATGTGTAA
- a CDS encoding metal ABC transporter substrate-binding protein produces MLRRVLIPFLCLLGLFCTLQAQDAPALKIAALHPILGDMARAIGGSHVQVADLLRPNGNLHSFEPAPQDIAAAGQARLVLASGKNLEPYLPKLKDALGGKAQILDLGASIPDVPVAADTADHDHAHGDDCCAHGPNDPHWWHTPANMKRAARALAAALTRMDPAHEQEYKAGLARWNRKMDQLSSWARKELADIPETDRILVTGHAAMNHFCKEFGFRSISIQGVSREDEGNSAQLASTLKKLRAAGVKALFPEYSSNPKSLTEIAKSLNIPVARPINTDGLAPDGHTFETMFKQNVGIIKEALSPSPKP; encoded by the coding sequence ATGCTCCGGCGCGTTCTGATTCCTTTTCTGTGTCTTCTGGGCCTGTTCTGTACTCTTCAGGCCCAGGATGCCCCCGCCCTGAAAATAGCGGCCCTGCATCCCATCCTGGGAGATATGGCGCGCGCCATCGGCGGCAGCCATGTGCAGGTGGCGGACCTGCTGCGCCCCAACGGAAACCTGCACAGCTTTGAACCCGCACCGCAGGACATCGCCGCCGCCGGGCAGGCGCGCTTGGTGCTGGCCTCCGGCAAGAATCTGGAGCCGTACCTTCCCAAGCTGAAGGACGCCCTGGGCGGAAAAGCGCAAATTCTGGACCTGGGGGCCTCCATTCCGGACGTTCCCGTGGCGGCGGACACCGCAGACCATGACCATGCCCACGGGGATGACTGCTGCGCCCACGGCCCCAATGACCCCCACTGGTGGCATACCCCGGCCAACATGAAACGCGCCGCCCGCGCCCTGGCTGCCGCCCTCACCCGAATGGACCCGGCCCATGAACAGGAATACAAGGCGGGACTGGCCCGGTGGAACAGGAAGATGGACCAGCTTTCCTCCTGGGCCAGGAAGGAGCTTGCCGACATTCCGGAAACAGACCGCATCCTGGTAACGGGGCACGCGGCCATGAACCATTTCTGCAAGGAGTTCGGCTTCCGCAGCATCAGCATCCAGGGGGTGAGCCGGGAAGACGAGGGCAATTCCGCCCAGCTGGCCTCCACGCTGAAGAAACTGCGCGCCGCCGGGGTAAAGGCCCTGTTCCCGGAATATTCCTCCAACCCCAAGAGCCTGACGGAGATAGCCAAATCCCTGAACATCCCCGTCGCCAGGCCGATCAATACCGACGGGCTGGCTCCGGACGGCCACACTTTTGAGACCATGTTCAAGCAGAACGTCGGCATCATCAAGGAAGCCCTTTCCCCGTCACCCAAACCATGA